The segment CGGCTGTCTGGATGCAGGACGGGGAGCCGTGTCTCCCAGCAAATCGCAGAAAATCAAAAACCCCTTCCGTCCCGCGCTATGCGCTACTGGGACGAAAGGGGTATTCTTTCGTGGTACCACCCGAGTTCGCCTGTATCTCACGATACAGACCTTGACAAGTACAATCGACGATTGGGCAAGCCCAAGGCCGATATACTCCGGCACGGTAACGTGTGCCCTCCCGATTCCCCCTACTGATCCGGCCCAAGGGACCGCCGTTCAGGAGAATGGCTCCGAGGTGAGCTCGTCGATAAGGGATTAAGGCATCGGTTTCAGCTAATCCTCTGCTCTCTGGAACATAAGAGCCCTTATCACTTCGTCCTCATCATAGCCGATAAACAATTTCAATTTACGGTCAATTATATTCGTTGTCCGGCGGGAAGTCAACGGATTCGGAACAAATTTTCAAAAAGTTTGGTCGAGTTGACTCGGCGCCGCGCGCGGGGCGATGAAACGGCAAATCGGCTTCTCGATTTCGCCGACCGCCGCATCCTTCGGCTCCGGGAGCGACACGCGGGCGGCGGCACGGCGTGCCTTGGCGTCATCCGCGTATCCGATACAAAATATCGTTAACGCGGCCGTACCGCGGCTTCCGCATGCGGATCGCGATACCCAATATCGCGATCGCCGAGCAGGCAGCTCAAAAAAGCGGAAAATCGGGCCGTTTCCGATATTTTTTATCGCTAAGCCCGACGGAGGGCGGCAATTTTCGGCGATAGCGATAAAAAATACCGCTATGCTGCGCCCCGGCCAGCCAATAGGCAACCGGGCCGAGCGGCAAACCGCCCATTACTTGTCCCGTTACGGTGCGTGTCGGGTCCGGAGGGCGGACGGCTATCGTTTGCCGGTCATTTGCTCCAGGAAGAAAAAAATGGCGGCGCACAGGTGTAACCCCGTGCGCCGCCATTTCTATGAGACAGCCCTGCGGCAAACGCTTCTTAAGCGTTCAGTTTTTGTTTCGCTACATTGGCCAGATCGCTGAACGCTTTTGCGTCGTTGACGGCCAGATCCGCAAGAATTTTGCGGTTGATTTCGATGCCGGATTGCTTCAAGCCGTACATCAGCTTGCTGTAGGACAAGCCGTTGTTGCGGGCTGCGGCGTTGATCCGCGCAATCCACAGTTTGCGGAAGTCGCGTTTTTTGGCGCGACGGTCGCGGAAAGCGTAGAGCAAGGATTTCATGACTTGCTCTTTTGCCGTTTTAAACAGACGGTGCTTGGAACCGAAATAACCTTTTGCCAGTTTCAGTACGCGTTTATGACGACGGCGAGTGACAACCCCGCCCTTGACTCTTGCCATGGAAATTCAGCCTCCTGAAAAATATCGGTGATGCGTCCGCGGTCAGCCGCGAAACGGATTACAGCATATGTTTGATGCGTTTCACGTCGCCCGGGTGCATCAGCGGTTGCTGGCGCAGACGGCGTTTTTGGCTTTGGCTTTTGCCGGAGAGCAAGTGGTTGCGGTATGCTTTGTTGCGCTTCACTTTGCCCGTGCCGGTGATTTTGAAGCGAAGCTTCGTGCTGCTGTGGGTTTTCATTTTCGGCATGATGGGAACCTCCCGGAAACTGTAAGATTAAGTGTTATTGCGGTTTCGGCGCCAGAATCATGATCATGCTGCGCCCTT is part of the Paenibacillus thermoaerophilus genome and harbors:
- the rpmI gene encoding 50S ribosomal protein L35, with translation MPKMKTHSSTKLRFKITGTGKVKRNKAYRNHLLSGKSQSQKRRLRQQPLMHPGDVKRIKHML
- the rplT gene encoding 50S ribosomal protein L20; protein product: MARVKGGVVTRRRHKRVLKLAKGYFGSKHRLFKTAKEQVMKSLLYAFRDRRAKKRDFRKLWIARINAAARNNGLSYSKLMYGLKQSGIEINRKILADLAVNDAKAFSDLANVAKQKLNA